In the genome of Paenibacillus sp. FSL R5-0766, one region contains:
- the fabV gene encoding enoyl-ACP reductase FabV, protein MIIKPRTRGFICTTSHPVGCAAQVQEQIDYVKSQPELKGPRNVLVIGASTGYGLASRVVSAFGAGANTVGIYRPSSSTEKRTASAGWYNSAAFEKAAEEAGLKSYSVTGDAFANETRDKAVELIRSELGQVDLVVYSVASARRTDPNTGEVFNSVLKPIGQSYTNKTVNFHTGEISSVTLEPANEEEIRQTVTVMGGDDWELWMDALQQGGVLADDATTIAFSYIGPELTHAIYRDGSIGQAKNHLEATAHKLNDRLSAKGGRAYLTVAKALVTQSSSAIPVVPLYISALYKVMKEKGLHEGCIEQLQRLFADRLYAGGEVPTDAEGRIRIDDWEMRADVQEEVAKLWNELTTENIYDLSDLEGYRREFFQLFGFETDGVDYEADVDPNVEMPHLVN, encoded by the coding sequence ATGATTATTAAACCAAGAACACGTGGTTTTATTTGTACCACTTCCCATCCTGTAGGTTGCGCTGCGCAAGTGCAGGAACAGATTGATTATGTGAAATCCCAGCCTGAGCTGAAAGGACCGCGTAATGTGCTCGTGATCGGTGCTTCCACCGGATACGGTCTGGCGTCACGCGTCGTTTCTGCTTTTGGAGCTGGAGCGAATACAGTCGGCATTTATCGTCCAAGCAGTTCCACAGAGAAACGTACAGCTTCTGCGGGATGGTACAACTCCGCTGCATTCGAAAAAGCCGCTGAGGAAGCAGGCCTGAAATCGTACAGCGTTACAGGTGATGCATTTGCAAACGAAACACGAGACAAAGCCGTTGAACTGATTCGCAGTGAACTCGGTCAAGTCGATCTGGTTGTATACAGCGTAGCCTCGGCACGCCGTACCGATCCGAACACGGGTGAAGTATTTAACTCTGTGCTGAAGCCTATCGGACAATCCTACACGAACAAAACGGTAAATTTCCACACAGGAGAAATTAGCTCCGTTACCCTTGAACCGGCAAACGAAGAGGAAATTCGTCAGACGGTAACTGTTATGGGCGGAGACGATTGGGAACTATGGATGGATGCCCTGCAACAAGGTGGCGTGCTTGCTGACGATGCAACAACCATCGCTTTCTCTTATATCGGTCCTGAACTTACGCATGCCATTTATCGTGATGGTTCCATCGGTCAAGCCAAGAATCATCTGGAAGCGACCGCACACAAGCTGAATGATCGTTTGAGTGCCAAAGGTGGACGTGCGTACTTAACTGTAGCCAAGGCGCTGGTGACTCAATCCAGTTCGGCAATTCCAGTCGTGCCGCTGTACATCTCAGCATTGTACAAAGTCATGAAAGAAAAAGGCTTGCATGAAGGATGTATCGAGCAATTGCAACGTCTGTTCGCTGATCGCTTGTATGCGGGAGGAGAAGTTCCAACCGATGCCGAAGGCCGTATTCGCATTGACGATTGGGAGATGAGAGCTGACGTTCAGGAAGAAGTGGCGAAGCTCTGGAATGAGTTGACCACAGAGAACATCTACGATCTGTCCGATCTGGAGGGTTACCGTCGCGAATTCTTCCAGCTGTTTGGTTTTGAAACCGATGGTGTGGATTATGAAGCAGATGTTGATCCCAACGTTGAAATGCCTCATCTGGTGAACTAA
- a CDS encoding crosslink repair DNA glycosylase YcaQ family protein, translating to MNKKIVRRFLLQTQALLGRWPAVSLPSGPDQVLSLIRSLGCVQIDPVAAVTGNQHLVLGARDPGYTADSLNTLLSDHKVFEYFANAACVIPIEDYALFEPVRARLRERLAPSLQGLEKTVQHVLQRLKEEGPLPSRAFRAVERVSGYWDSADVPKTKDTTLALNLLLDSAVIRVVARQGNERYFHITESELQQQGLTMKEDIDVLAQRQALLDKYIHAYRVVDARDPRLGWLKSTAAERRADIAARVSDGRMIPLKVEDVATPYYIRAEDEDLLLHMESEEPHYDPSGPVRFLPPLDNLLWRRERIVDLFDFHYKWEIYTPEVKRTYGYYAMPILHGDRLIGRMDPRLDRKTGVLTVRLLSMEESAPPVEEWITDFREGLQFFASMHGACSITIEKTVPKELKKQLKSI from the coding sequence ATGAATAAAAAAATCGTTCGGCGTTTTTTGCTGCAAACGCAAGCTTTACTGGGACGTTGGCCCGCAGTTTCCTTACCTTCGGGACCTGACCAAGTTTTGAGTTTGATTCGTTCCCTTGGTTGCGTACAGATCGATCCTGTGGCTGCTGTAACTGGAAACCAGCATTTGGTGCTGGGGGCCCGTGACCCTGGTTATACTGCTGACAGCTTAAATACGTTGCTGAGTGATCACAAGGTGTTTGAATATTTTGCAAATGCTGCCTGTGTCATTCCAATCGAGGACTATGCTCTCTTTGAACCTGTGCGTGCCCGACTAAGGGAGCGTCTGGCTCCGTCCTTGCAAGGTCTGGAGAAAACAGTGCAGCATGTGTTACAGCGTTTGAAGGAAGAGGGTCCTTTACCTTCCAGAGCCTTCCGTGCTGTTGAACGGGTAAGTGGTTATTGGGACAGTGCAGATGTGCCAAAGACAAAGGATACCACACTTGCTCTGAATCTACTGTTGGACTCCGCTGTGATTCGTGTGGTGGCGAGGCAGGGGAATGAACGTTATTTTCATATTACCGAATCTGAGTTGCAGCAACAGGGACTTACGATGAAAGAAGACATCGATGTGTTGGCCCAGAGACAGGCTCTGCTGGATAAATACATTCATGCGTATCGTGTTGTAGATGCCCGTGATCCCCGTCTGGGTTGGCTGAAATCTACAGCGGCTGAACGACGCGCCGATATTGCTGCACGTGTGTCAGATGGGCGAATGATCCCGCTTAAGGTGGAGGACGTGGCGACGCCTTATTATATTCGTGCTGAAGATGAGGATTTGCTGCTGCACATGGAAAGCGAAGAGCCGCACTATGATCCGTCAGGCCCAGTCCGTTTCCTGCCGCCGCTGGACAACCTGTTATGGAGAAGAGAACGTATTGTTGATTTATTTGATTTTCATTATAAATGGGAGATTTATACGCCAGAGGTGAAAAGAACCTACGGTTATTATGCCATGCCTATTCTTCACGGTGATCGGTTGATTGGACGTATGGACCCACGACTTGATCGCAAAACTGGAGTACTTACCGTTCGTTTGTTATCGATGGAGGAGAGTGCTCCACCTGTGGAAGAATGGATTACGGATTTTCGGGAGGGGCTTCAATTCTTTGCGTCCATGCATGGAGCATGTTCCATTACTATCGAGAAGACGGTACCAAAAGAGTTGAAAAAGCAGCTTAAATCGATTTGA
- a CDS encoding restriction endonuclease, translated as MNWSENVTLWVIGCIILLLLLAWIIRRVIGRGQRIRSEANPRKITIKDIDKMEDGSEFELYLYHLFEELGYDEVHKTTSSRDFGADLVFVDRLGRRSVIQAKRYGANHPVGLSAVQEIYTSMRYYEADRSIVLTSARYTEACRTLAAVNGVKLLDREDLMELILLFKARRVEEALELIEEDDHEPIETWQSRRKRQSR; from the coding sequence ATGAACTGGAGTGAAAATGTGACCCTATGGGTCATTGGATGTATCATCCTATTGTTGCTGCTGGCCTGGATTATTCGGCGGGTTATCGGGCGCGGGCAGCGGATCCGAAGTGAAGCCAATCCTCGTAAGATCACAATAAAGGACATCGACAAGATGGAGGATGGTTCGGAATTTGAATTATATCTCTATCATTTATTCGAAGAGCTCGGGTACGATGAGGTGCATAAGACAACGAGCAGCCGGGATTTTGGGGCAGATCTGGTGTTTGTTGATAGACTCGGCAGACGAAGTGTGATACAAGCGAAGCGCTATGGTGCGAACCATCCCGTAGGATTGAGTGCAGTGCAGGAGATATATACATCGATGCGTTATTATGAAGCCGACCGGTCGATTGTATTAACGTCCGCCCGTTACACCGAAGCCTGTCGGACGCTTGCAGCGGTTAATGGAGTGAAGCTGCTGGACCGGGAAGACCTGATGGAATTAATCCTGTTATTCAAAGCGAGAAGAGTGGAAGAAGCATTGGAACTGATCGAAGAAGATGATCATGAACCAATCGAGACGTGGCAGTCCCGGCGAAAACGGCAATCCCGCTAA
- a CDS encoding PQQ-binding-like beta-propeller repeat protein: protein MHTLTKHKSKTWAALILSGMLLFTMNTTGYAAASTESMPKPAWTSSSLMLSEANTEKDVMIKGIHAVPSKNLVYVHASQPVTKTSSKTTLDWQLDSLQAFDATTGQLKWNTIFHEKSGPYTTYSDSVYASNGTVYVYMEYSDKTKKLYSFNTSGKTNWIKTVNSPTSISLLDNDTLMVASSQGVQSNGSVRSAISLYDKKGKLITEKTINGSVLKADHGRIVVDASKQTKVGNFWQQAANPKVEIYDRTLNRLSFYQFPANANTLGDGGGESLAILDDGSIIMRANFENTGNRLMGFGVDGKLAWGRAIAGDAYIQTAGNGYTVFTGQKLELYTMKGKVTERTFKDAQPALMRVDQTQDGQYQLDFAKTGYILDPQKLEDVHIYTTSASVPSLEGISTYMDDIIYSMNNETLSKYVLKSNSAK, encoded by the coding sequence TTGCATACATTGACCAAACACAAGTCCAAAACATGGGCTGCCCTCATTCTCAGCGGCATGCTCCTCTTCACCATGAATACAACAGGTTACGCCGCTGCGTCAACCGAATCCATGCCGAAACCTGCGTGGACGTCATCTTCCCTGATGTTATCTGAGGCTAATACAGAGAAAGATGTCATGATCAAGGGAATCCATGCCGTGCCATCCAAAAATCTTGTATATGTACATGCCTCCCAGCCCGTGACCAAAACAAGCAGCAAAACAACACTCGACTGGCAACTGGACTCTCTCCAAGCATTCGATGCTACAACTGGACAATTGAAGTGGAATACGATATTCCATGAGAAAAGTGGTCCTTATACCACCTACTCCGATTCGGTATATGCCAGCAACGGTACGGTTTATGTGTATATGGAATATTCGGACAAAACCAAAAAATTGTACTCATTCAATACATCCGGTAAAACCAACTGGATCAAAACGGTGAATTCACCTACAAGCATATCCCTATTGGATAACGATACGCTGATGGTTGCTTCAAGTCAGGGCGTACAATCGAATGGTTCGGTTCGCTCAGCCATCTCGTTATATGACAAAAAGGGCAAGCTGATTACCGAGAAGACCATTAACGGTAGCGTTCTTAAGGCTGATCATGGTCGAATTGTGGTAGATGCCAGTAAACAAACCAAGGTAGGCAACTTCTGGCAGCAAGCCGCGAATCCCAAAGTGGAGATCTATGATCGTACGTTGAATCGTCTGTCCTTCTACCAATTCCCTGCCAATGCAAATACATTAGGAGATGGCGGCGGTGAATCCCTGGCCATTCTGGACGACGGTTCCATCATTATGCGCGCCAATTTTGAGAACACAGGTAACCGACTGATGGGCTTTGGCGTCGATGGCAAACTTGCTTGGGGACGTGCCATTGCTGGTGATGCCTACATTCAGACGGCTGGAAACGGTTATACAGTCTTTACAGGGCAGAAGCTGGAGCTGTACACGATGAAAGGCAAAGTGACTGAGCGTACATTCAAGGACGCACAGCCTGCACTTATGCGTGTGGACCAGACGCAGGATGGACAGTACCAGCTTGATTTTGCCAAAACAGGATACATTCTTGATCCACAGAAGCTGGAAGACGTGCATATCTACACGACCAGTGCCTCGGTTCCTTCATTAGAAGGTATCTCTACTTATATGGATGATATCATCTATTCCATGAACAATGAGACATTGTCCAAATATGTACTGAAGTCCAATTCTGCAAAATAA
- the msrA gene encoding peptide-methionine (S)-S-oxide reductase MsrA encodes MEKATFAGGCFWCMVTPFEEQPGIHGIISGYAGGHIENPTYEQVKTGETGHVEVVEITFDPDVFPYERLLELYWPQIDPTDDGGQFQDRGTQYRTAIFVHNERQRELAEQSKQELAASGRFNQPIVTEIRDAAVFYPAEDYHQDYHKKNEKHYKEDRALSGRDEFIDENWK; translated from the coding sequence ATGGAAAAAGCTACATTCGCCGGCGGATGTTTCTGGTGTATGGTTACACCGTTTGAAGAACAACCGGGCATTCATGGCATTATATCGGGTTATGCTGGAGGTCACATCGAGAATCCAACATATGAGCAGGTCAAAACCGGAGAGACCGGTCATGTCGAAGTGGTTGAAATTACATTTGATCCAGATGTATTCCCTTATGAACGACTGCTGGAGCTATACTGGCCGCAGATTGATCCGACGGATGACGGAGGTCAGTTCCAGGATCGGGGGACACAGTATCGTACGGCGATCTTTGTGCATAATGAACGTCAACGTGAGCTTGCTGAACAGTCCAAACAGGAACTGGCAGCCAGCGGACGATTCAATCAACCCATTGTTACGGAAATTCGGGATGCAGCTGTATTCTATCCGGCTGAAGACTATCATCAGGATTACCACAAGAAAAACGAGAAACATTATAAGGAAGACCGTGCGTTATCCGGACGGGACGAATTTATAGACGAGAATTGGAAATAG
- a CDS encoding GlsB/YeaQ/YmgE family stress response membrane protein: MGWLWSLIIGGIIGWLAGLIVGRDIPGGVIGNIIAGFIGGWLGGVILGDMGPEMGGFYIVPALIGAIVLVAIVSLIFRSMGRSRG, from the coding sequence ATGGGTTGGTTATGGTCATTAATTATCGGTGGTATCATTGGATGGTTGGCAGGTTTGATCGTTGGTCGTGACATTCCAGGTGGTGTTATTGGTAACATCATTGCTGGTTTTATCGGTGGATGGTTAGGTGGAGTAATCTTGGGAGATATGGGTCCTGAGATGGGCGGATTCTACATTGTACCTGCATTGATCGGTGCGATCGTTCTTGTAGCCATCGTAAGCTTGATTTTCCGTTCGATGGGACGTAGTCGCGGGTAA
- a CDS encoding AAA family ATPase yields MTISEKQTDPTQAIYTYDKQHDTRIRVEGYAIYSRLIRGISEALHQRYGVEYKLYASSDPNNEYWELLREDLQNGSDEVELVARIFEDLELQTLHYDDDGDVPTYGVHYSIRNNVFAYPKWGVALVRVPFFRENGIYSEDFVFAIGDEEMKQFLGSVRERERQQNMKKVTVYTDARNGSDRHVESITRSVGREDVVLSAQIKQDIFRSLDQFFEADRSFYRDYDIPYKRGILLYGHPGNGKTTLVKSIAGSIPGPAAYWQITEYTNSESVREVFEAAKRLAPMVLIIEDIDSMPDEVRSFFLNTLDGATSKEGIFLIGTTNYPEKIDPGLMNRAGRFDRAYEIPLPDEALRLQYLRQRGFTVFAGEEGTIEAARLTDTFSLAQLGELYVSAALEWHQNGQTDIVKVIQSMRGELDKSHKHTWLAQPGKGRAGFY; encoded by the coding sequence ATGACAATAAGCGAAAAACAAACAGATCCAACTCAAGCGATCTATACCTATGACAAACAACATGATACCCGAATTCGAGTGGAAGGATATGCCATCTATTCAAGGCTGATTCGTGGAATCAGTGAGGCGCTCCATCAGCGCTATGGGGTTGAATACAAGCTGTATGCCAGTTCTGACCCGAACAATGAATACTGGGAGTTACTCCGGGAAGATCTGCAAAATGGCAGTGACGAAGTGGAATTGGTAGCCCGTATATTCGAGGATCTGGAGCTTCAGACGTTGCATTACGACGATGATGGAGATGTACCCACTTATGGTGTGCACTACTCCATTCGCAACAACGTATTTGCTTATCCGAAATGGGGCGTAGCACTTGTGCGAGTTCCATTTTTCCGAGAGAATGGGATCTACAGTGAAGACTTTGTCTTTGCCATCGGTGATGAGGAGATGAAGCAATTTCTGGGTAGTGTACGGGAGCGGGAACGTCAGCAAAATATGAAAAAAGTAACGGTCTACACCGATGCCCGGAATGGCAGTGATCGCCATGTGGAATCCATCACTCGCTCCGTGGGACGAGAGGATGTTGTTCTCTCGGCACAGATCAAGCAGGATATTTTCCGCTCGCTGGATCAATTTTTCGAAGCGGATCGTTCCTTTTACAGAGATTATGATATCCCGTACAAACGGGGCATTCTGCTATATGGGCATCCGGGAAACGGCAAGACCACGTTGGTGAAATCCATTGCGGGAAGTATCCCGGGCCCGGCTGCGTATTGGCAGATTACGGAGTATACCAACAGTGAATCGGTGCGTGAAGTGTTCGAGGCTGCCAAGCGGTTGGCACCGATGGTACTGATCATTGAGGATATCGATTCGATGCCGGATGAAGTCCGTTCCTTTTTCCTGAATACACTGGATGGAGCTACGTCGAAAGAAGGCATTTTCCTGATCGGAACAACGAATTATCCGGAGAAAATAGATCCTGGCCTCATGAACCGTGCTGGACGGTTCGACCGGGCTTATGAAATTCCGTTGCCAGATGAAGCGCTGCGCCTGCAATATTTGCGCCAACGAGGCTTTACCGTATTTGCGGGTGAAGAAGGCACGATAGAAGCAGCCCGCCTGACCGACACGTTTTCTCTTGCACAGCTAGGTGAGCTGTATGTGAGCGCTGCGCTGGAATGGCATCAGAATGGACAGACAGACATAGTGAAAGTCATTCAGTCGATGCGTGGCGAGCTGGACAAGAGCCATAAACATACTTGGCTGGCGCAGCCAGGTAAGGGCCGTGCAGGCTTTTATTGA
- a CDS encoding RtcB family protein: MNTEFNLFTNPNEIAGGYRHEVKLPAGDLTVYAAQQLFSSLDYKVFEMANNNLQIPGISYMSYTPDVHVGVGTCIGTTAVWDAQSGYVSPSIVGSDIGCGMRVHMTNLHKDELKDIKLRRKLVKAIEKVLPMEANQRGHYSDIRLEHIVRKGLHGLPKKYIPDSYTPKKSTAMTHVESSKFSYDEDVLNHVPDMTWHRSHRQLGTLGGGNHFAEIQAIEIAEENREIAEAWGLYDGQVVVMIHSGSRAWGGYVSQTSSSAIAKVMQRLNLGTSDPRLVFAPLEHAEGRHYVNMMYSALNYAVVNRHLIAYAIREAFRDVFGSKCEFRTLYDLMHNYAWEESHADQGSVFVHRKGATRALPAGHPDNPKPYLATGHPALIPGSMGTASYIMVGQPQGADNYYSICHGAGRIRSRTATKRLISVEDFATALGVGTEDEIVVNQRSLESIIDESPQAYKNVDEIIDSVTGAGLAQVVAKCKPLVAVKGAK; this comes from the coding sequence ATGAATACAGAATTTAATTTATTTACTAATCCAAATGAAATCGCAGGCGGCTACCGGCATGAAGTAAAATTGCCTGCAGGCGACCTAACCGTATATGCGGCGCAACAGCTCTTCTCCTCGCTCGATTACAAGGTATTCGAGATGGCAAACAATAATCTGCAGATTCCGGGAATCTCTTATATGAGTTACACGCCAGACGTACACGTCGGGGTAGGTACATGCATTGGAACGACAGCCGTGTGGGATGCGCAGAGCGGATACGTTTCTCCCTCCATCGTTGGCAGTGACATCGGCTGTGGCATGCGAGTGCATATGACGAACTTGCACAAGGACGAATTGAAAGACATCAAGCTCCGCCGCAAACTCGTCAAGGCGATTGAAAAAGTACTGCCGATGGAGGCGAACCAGCGAGGTCATTACTCGGATATCAGATTGGAGCATATTGTTCGTAAAGGACTGCATGGTTTACCCAAAAAGTATATTCCAGACAGCTATACACCGAAAAAATCAACAGCGATGACACATGTGGAAAGCAGCAAGTTCAGTTACGATGAGGATGTGTTAAACCACGTTCCTGACATGACATGGCATCGTTCGCATCGTCAGCTCGGAACACTGGGTGGGGGGAATCATTTTGCCGAGATCCAGGCAATTGAGATCGCTGAAGAGAATCGTGAAATCGCCGAAGCTTGGGGATTGTATGATGGACAGGTCGTGGTCATGATTCATTCCGGCTCTCGTGCATGGGGTGGTTATGTAAGTCAGACGAGTTCCTCAGCGATTGCCAAAGTCATGCAGCGGCTTAACCTGGGTACATCCGATCCCAGACTGGTATTTGCTCCACTTGAGCATGCGGAAGGTCGTCATTATGTGAACATGATGTATTCTGCATTGAATTACGCTGTTGTCAATCGTCATCTGATTGCGTATGCTATTCGCGAAGCATTCCGGGATGTGTTTGGCTCCAAATGTGAATTTCGTACGTTATACGATCTGATGCACAACTATGCCTGGGAGGAATCTCACGCAGATCAAGGTTCCGTTTTTGTACATCGCAAAGGGGCGACACGTGCGTTGCCGGCAGGTCATCCGGACAATCCAAAGCCCTATCTGGCAACAGGGCATCCGGCGCTTATTCCCGGTTCCATGGGAACTGCTTCATATATCATGGTAGGTCAGCCGCAGGGTGCTGATAATTATTATTCAATATGTCACGGTGCGGGTCGAATCCGTTCACGGACGGCAACAAAACGATTGATTAGCGTGGAAGATTTTGCTACGGCACTGGGTGTGGGTACAGAAGATGAGATTGTGGTAAATCAACGCTCACTTGAATCCATTATTGACGAATCACCTCAGGCTTATAAAAATGTAGATGAAATTATAGACAGTGTTACCGGCGCAGGCCTGGCTCAAGTTGTAGCCAAATGCAAACCGCTTGTAGCGGTAAAGGGAGCGAAATAA
- a CDS encoding TerC family protein — MDVSLLLEYGWVLAVLVVLEGLLAADNALVLAIMVKHLPEDKRKKALFYGLMGAFVFRLGSLFLISFLVDVWQVQAIGALYLLYISINHIVKKILGSRNKTDEAADSTPKKPKKQSGFWMTVFKVEVADIAFAVDSILAAVALAVALPPSGLPAIGGLDGGQFIVIFLGGFIGLVIMRFAASYFVKLLHSRPGLEVAAFVIVGWVGVKLAVITLAHPSLGVLDEHFPENKIWKFGFYIVLITIAVCGWFLSSKVPEKEDENPVEELEKQAGL, encoded by the coding sequence TTGGATGTTTCATTATTATTAGAATATGGGTGGGTGCTTGCTGTCTTAGTGGTCCTTGAAGGATTACTCGCAGCGGATAATGCATTGGTACTCGCAATCATGGTTAAACACTTGCCTGAAGATAAGCGCAAAAAAGCGTTGTTCTATGGTCTGATGGGTGCATTTGTTTTCCGTTTAGGTTCGTTGTTCCTGATCTCTTTCCTCGTCGATGTATGGCAGGTACAAGCGATCGGTGCCCTGTATCTCCTGTATATTTCGATTAACCACATCGTTAAAAAGATACTGGGTAGTCGCAATAAAACAGATGAAGCAGCTGATTCCACGCCTAAGAAACCGAAAAAACAATCCGGTTTCTGGATGACCGTTTTCAAGGTCGAAGTAGCGGATATCGCATTTGCAGTTGATTCCATTCTGGCTGCGGTTGCTTTGGCCGTGGCGTTGCCACCAAGTGGATTGCCTGCAATTGGCGGACTTGACGGTGGACAGTTTATCGTTATCTTCCTCGGTGGATTCATCGGGCTTGTGATCATGCGTTTTGCAGCTTCATACTTTGTGAAATTGCTTCATTCCCGTCCAGGGCTTGAAGTTGCTGCCTTTGTGATCGTAGGTTGGGTAGGGGTTAAGCTGGCAGTTATTACACTCGCACACCCTTCATTGGGTGTTCTGGATGAGCATTTCCCGGAAAATAAAATTTGGAAATTCGGATTCTATATTGTCCTGATCACCATTGCGGTATGTGGTTGGTTCCTGTCTTCCAAAGTTCCTGAAAAAGAAGACGAGAATCCGGTTGAAGAGTTGGAAAAACAAGCAGGACTGTAA
- a CDS encoding DUF3817 domain-containing protein, translated as MLHSTLGRFRLLLWLQGISYVLLLFVAFPLRDAGVMPQAVTWFGNLYGFLFLMYLLFMVTMYTSQKWRLRRPIALFFVSFIPLGNMIYDVVVFRKLYRQLNKA; from the coding sequence ATGTTACATTCTACGCTGGGGCGCTTCCGGCTGTTGTTGTGGTTGCAGGGCATTTCGTACGTGTTGTTACTGTTTGTTGCTTTTCCGTTGAGAGATGCCGGGGTTATGCCGCAGGCTGTCACATGGTTTGGGAATCTGTACGGTTTTTTGTTTTTAATGTATTTGTTATTTATGGTGACTATGTACACCTCACAGAAATGGCGTCTGCGCCGTCCAATTGCTCTGTTCTTTGTTTCTTTCATTCCACTGGGGAATATGATCTATGATGTTGTCGTATTCCGTAAGCTGTATCGTCAACTAAATAAAGCTTGA
- a CDS encoding glycosyltransferase family 4 protein, which translates to MKIAMVAPEKLPLPGNGSVEICILGIARELAHRHQVTIISRQMQGLAATEQIDGITIQRVPATSPVMYTKAVIRLLSQQPFDVIQVDNRPRSMATIKRAFPRTPVVLYLHSLTFAQPGPSTLTLMKKADWIAVNSQSLRQRLGRRFPLVKHRMSVVPLGADLSRFRPVESSEEQIHLRTQYGVTKPFSILYVGRLIPEKGVDVLIRATAFLQQQMPVQLVVAGKGPPYYMRKLRELAQKQKVHVSFRGQINHEHIDQLYRAVDCLVCPSQEHEAFGLVNVEAMASGLPVIASDNGGIREIIESGINGYLVTAYKRPQRFTSYLYTLASNPTFAEKLGKAGRDSARAYFSWARTAMHLEATYTRLIRK; encoded by the coding sequence ATGAAAATAGCTATGGTTGCACCCGAGAAATTGCCTTTGCCCGGTAATGGTTCCGTGGAAATCTGTATCCTGGGCATCGCTCGTGAACTAGCCCATCGCCATCAGGTGACCATTATAAGTCGTCAAATGCAAGGTCTCGCCGCCACAGAACAGATCGATGGGATCACCATTCAACGTGTCCCTGCAACGAGCCCTGTCATGTACACCAAAGCAGTCATACGTCTGTTATCCCAACAACCCTTTGATGTAATTCAAGTGGATAACAGGCCACGAAGCATGGCTACCATCAAACGAGCTTTTCCACGCACACCTGTTGTACTCTATCTTCACTCGTTAACGTTTGCTCAGCCCGGACCTTCCACACTCACACTAATGAAAAAAGCCGATTGGATTGCCGTCAATAGTCAATCCCTCAGACAAAGGTTAGGCCGCAGATTTCCCTTGGTAAAACACCGGATGAGTGTTGTTCCATTGGGTGCAGATCTAAGCCGCTTCAGACCTGTTGAATCCAGCGAAGAACAGATTCATCTGCGTACACAATATGGAGTAACTAAACCATTCTCTATTCTCTATGTCGGCAGACTGATCCCTGAAAAAGGGGTAGACGTATTAATTCGTGCAACTGCCTTCCTTCAGCAACAGATGCCTGTTCAACTGGTTGTTGCAGGCAAAGGACCTCCGTATTACATGCGTAAACTTCGCGAACTTGCCCAAAAACAAAAAGTCCATGTTTCCTTCCGTGGTCAGATAAACCATGAGCATATCGATCAGTTGTATCGGGCAGTCGATTGTCTCGTCTGTCCGTCTCAAGAACATGAAGCTTTTGGCCTGGTTAATGTTGAGGCGATGGCTTCAGGATTACCCGTCATTGCTTCGGATAACGGAGGTATTCGTGAAATTATTGAATCAGGTATCAATGGATACCTTGTCACCGCTTATAAGCGTCCCCAACGTTTCACCTCTTACCTGTACACACTTGCAAGCAATCCCACTTTTGCCGAGAAGTTAGGAAAGGCTGGCCGAGACAGCGCAAGGGCATATTTCAGTTGGGCAAGAACAGCCATGCATCTGGAAGCGACCTATACCAGGCTCATCCGTAAATGA
- a CDS encoding HIRAN domain-containing protein, which produces MSTKLFAAMYGMDHYHGVQALHVGDTVYLVKDPDNRLDHQAIKVVIPPIGAVGYIVNDPLVVPHGCWAGTAFYDVFHQLTCAKVRFMMRDMVIMELIEMSHIPVPQMDSLIKGWQFREKA; this is translated from the coding sequence ATGAGCACCAAATTATTCGCAGCTATGTATGGGATGGACCACTACCATGGAGTACAGGCTCTACATGTGGGGGATACCGTGTATCTCGTCAAAGATCCAGATAATCGTTTGGATCATCAAGCGATTAAGGTTGTTATTCCCCCGATTGGAGCCGTAGGTTATATCGTTAATGATCCGCTGGTCGTACCTCATGGATGTTGGGCCGGGACGGCATTCTACGATGTGTTTCATCAACTCACGTGTGCCAAAGTACGATTCATGATGAGAGATATGGTGATTATGGAGTTAATTGAGATGAGTCACATTCCTGTTCCGCAGATGGATTCTTTGATTAAGGGATGGCAATTTCGTGAAAAAGCTTGA